A single window of Pyxidicoccus xibeiensis DNA harbors:
- a CDS encoding PQQ-like beta-propeller repeat protein, with protein MRQLWAVVLGVGLWGCAVEDGGEALATDAEAPAVTAPELPAEDAPSSDEPVQPQPSLEEPGPLGTCSGPDGTARLAWSYEAAWDVTMDFRGTMDADGHTYWTECESAYWSDEDPGQLDCQLVSATRDGAIRYRIAQPPPGQRATHAVDAERVYLTAGYATLSAHARADGRQLWSVPLGELRTGDALERYSLRVDSVVLSPPYVLAVVRHTLADADGKNLLVAVHADTGAVAWKALTPALQSPLVVDAAGNVYGGSVDEALPETTLFSYSADGALRWSTRRAGVLRPTAVDGGTLLLNRSELLDASRGTPLATLATATPSPPPYALGRSTSLFGRAAFQEGRVLVLPDLPCEGKGCPTQRHPGDTFLYGLDPVDGSVRWHRAVGAWPMSPLLTRRDSLLLVDRPVDAECELYGCTGDDSHYGSYLRELDLDGRELSACALPGDAPYITPPALHGGRVVLGAWTSWSADNDWTQRLSIRAFDLAVPTEPAASGWVCAGGGNARSGSAEVPPRSARAR; from the coding sequence GTGAGGCAGCTGTGGGCGGTGGTGCTGGGCGTGGGGCTGTGGGGCTGCGCGGTGGAGGACGGTGGCGAAGCACTCGCGACGGACGCGGAGGCGCCAGCCGTCACCGCCCCCGAGCTGCCCGCGGAGGACGCTCCTTCATCCGATGAACCCGTGCAGCCGCAGCCCTCTCTCGAGGAGCCCGGCCCTCTCGGAACCTGCTCGGGCCCGGACGGCACGGCGCGCCTGGCGTGGAGCTACGAGGCCGCGTGGGACGTCACCATGGACTTCCGCGGGACGATGGACGCGGATGGCCACACGTACTGGACGGAGTGTGAGAGCGCGTACTGGTCGGACGAGGACCCGGGCCAGCTCGACTGCCAGCTCGTGTCCGCCACGCGCGACGGCGCCATCCGCTACCGCATCGCGCAGCCACCGCCCGGCCAGCGGGCCACGCACGCGGTGGACGCCGAGCGCGTCTACCTGACGGCGGGGTACGCCACCCTGTCCGCCCACGCCCGCGCGGATGGCCGGCAGCTGTGGAGCGTCCCGCTCGGCGAGCTGCGCACCGGTGACGCGCTGGAGCGCTACTCGCTGCGCGTCGACTCCGTCGTGCTCAGTCCGCCGTATGTGCTGGCGGTGGTGCGCCACACCCTCGCGGACGCGGACGGGAAGAACCTGCTGGTGGCCGTGCACGCGGACACGGGCGCGGTGGCGTGGAAGGCGCTGACGCCGGCCCTGCAGTCGCCCCTGGTGGTGGACGCGGCGGGCAACGTCTACGGCGGCTCCGTCGACGAGGCCCTCCCGGAGACGACGCTCTTCTCGTACTCGGCGGACGGCGCGCTCCGCTGGAGCACGCGCCGCGCCGGGGTGCTGCGGCCCACGGCGGTGGATGGCGGGACGCTGCTGCTGAACCGCTCCGAGCTGCTGGACGCGTCTCGGGGCACGCCGCTCGCCACGCTGGCCACGGCGACGCCGTCCCCTCCTCCGTACGCGCTGGGGCGCTCCACCTCCCTCTTCGGCCGCGCGGCCTTCCAGGAGGGGCGCGTGCTCGTCCTTCCCGACCTGCCGTGCGAAGGGAAGGGCTGTCCGACGCAGCGCCATCCCGGTGACACGTTCCTCTACGGGCTGGACCCGGTGGACGGCTCCGTGCGCTGGCACCGCGCGGTGGGCGCCTGGCCCATGTCACCGCTGCTCACCCGGCGCGACTCGCTGCTGCTGGTGGACCGCCCGGTGGATGCGGAGTGCGAGCTGTACGGCTGCACCGGGGACGACTCGCACTACGGCTCGTACCTGCGCGAGCTGGACCTGGACGGGCGCGAGCTGTCCGCCTGCGCGCTGCCCGGCGATGCGCCCTACATCACCCCGCCCGCGCTGCACGGGGGCCGCGTGGTGCTGGGCGCGTGGACGAGCTGGAGCGCGGACAACGACTGGACGCAGCGGCTGAGCATCCGCGCGTTCGACCTGGCCGTGCCCACCGAGCCCGCCGCCTCCGGCTGGGTGTGCGCGGGCGGCGGCAATGCGCGCTCGGGCAGCGCCGAGGTGCCACCCCGGAGCGCTCGGGCCCGGTAG
- a CDS encoding methyl-accepting chemotaxis protein, with amino-acid sequence MMHSLAARLSAAITLVVLGLTLVGVTLTGLSLGSWSDESLSHLLERDEAAWTRRLAQEDRLLVSLSRAAVPGPVGDSLQAAVDAQRELLGVDLLLYASLEGGVRAVSPAAPVAGLDALLRGSAPGVLALGDVPYRAVSRRLEVDGRAVGHLVVGNRLGPVLLELLAQERGLQGLLAVGAQPVAQALDAVTPEALQVAADRADSEGVVTVQGTKLMLRRPEVAPGLSLVLVRDVRAESARFRSSLWLIVALGLLLALGTGGAAFLLARWLLAPLRQLTATTARMVAEGDFRGTLEVRSQDEVGQLAASFVALMSRLRELLLALRNSAEHLESASTQLTDSASVQNEAVSQQAIALHETQLAAQQLQEASRAAAKRVEAIQREAEKASGFGAAGEAAVSGSVGGLTHIRSHVETIGRTIAELHQRTRQVGDITRTVKDLADQSNVLALNASIEAARSGDAGRSFAVVARQMRSLADQSAGATTRVQSILGDIGRAISDAVRTSEGGAREVEGGLEQVRAAGESLRSLAGIIQNNGQTVRSIAEAVSQQDAGIAELFMALSSMADLADQIVDRMAATDQSAIQLSAASQELSAIISQYQV; translated from the coding sequence ATGATGCACAGCCTTGCCGCACGTCTCTCCGCGGCCATCACCCTCGTCGTCCTGGGACTCACCCTCGTGGGCGTCACGCTCACGGGTCTCTCCCTGGGCTCCTGGTCGGATGAGTCCCTGAGCCACCTCCTCGAGCGGGATGAAGCCGCGTGGACCCGCCGCCTGGCGCAGGAGGACCGCCTGCTGGTGTCCCTCTCCCGCGCCGCCGTGCCCGGTCCGGTCGGCGACTCCCTCCAGGCCGCCGTCGACGCGCAGCGCGAGCTGCTCGGCGTGGACCTGCTCCTCTACGCCAGCCTGGAAGGGGGCGTGCGCGCGGTCAGCCCCGCGGCCCCCGTGGCCGGGCTGGACGCGCTGCTGCGGGGCTCGGCTCCTGGCGTGCTCGCCTTGGGAGATGTGCCCTACCGGGCCGTGTCGCGGCGCCTGGAGGTGGACGGGCGCGCCGTGGGCCACCTGGTGGTGGGCAACCGGCTGGGCCCGGTGCTGCTGGAGCTGCTGGCGCAGGAGCGCGGACTGCAGGGCCTGCTCGCCGTGGGAGCGCAGCCCGTGGCGCAGGCGCTGGACGCCGTGACGCCCGAGGCGCTGCAAGTCGCGGCGGACCGGGCGGACTCGGAGGGCGTGGTGACGGTGCAGGGCACGAAGCTCATGCTGCGCCGGCCGGAAGTGGCTCCGGGCTTGAGCCTGGTGCTGGTGCGAGACGTCCGGGCGGAGTCCGCGCGCTTCCGCTCCTCGCTGTGGCTCATCGTCGCGCTGGGCCTCCTGCTCGCGCTGGGCACGGGGGGCGCGGCCTTCCTGCTCGCGCGGTGGCTGCTGGCTCCGCTGCGCCAGCTCACCGCCACCACGGCCCGCATGGTGGCCGAGGGCGACTTTCGCGGCACGCTGGAGGTACGCTCGCAGGACGAGGTGGGCCAGCTCGCCGCGTCCTTCGTGGCGCTGATGTCGCGGCTGCGCGAGCTGCTGCTGGCGCTGCGCAACTCGGCCGAGCACCTCGAGTCCGCCTCCACGCAGCTCACCGACTCCGCGTCGGTGCAGAACGAGGCGGTGTCGCAGCAGGCGATTGCGCTGCACGAGACGCAGCTGGCGGCGCAGCAGCTCCAGGAGGCGTCACGGGCGGCGGCGAAGCGGGTGGAGGCCATCCAGCGCGAGGCGGAGAAGGCCAGCGGGTTCGGCGCGGCGGGCGAGGCCGCGGTGTCCGGCAGCGTGGGCGGGCTCACGCACATCCGCTCGCACGTGGAGACGATTGGCCGCACCATCGCCGAGCTGCACCAGCGCACGCGGCAGGTGGGCGACATCACCCGCACGGTGAAGGACCTGGCGGACCAGTCCAACGTGCTGGCCCTCAATGCCTCCATCGAGGCGGCGCGCAGCGGCGACGCGGGCCGCTCCTTCGCGGTGGTGGCGAGGCAGATGCGCTCGCTGGCGGACCAGTCCGCGGGCGCCACCACGCGGGTGCAGTCCATCCTCGGCGACATCGGCCGGGCCATCTCCGACGCCGTGCGCACCAGCGAGGGCGGTGCGCGCGAGGTGGAGGGGGGACTGGAGCAGGTGCGCGCGGCGGGAGAGAGCCTCCGCTCGCTGGCCGGCATCATCCAGAACAACGGTCAGACGGTGCGCAGCATCGCCGAGGCCGTCAGCCAGCAGGACGCCGGCATCGCGGAGCTGTTCATGGCCCTCAGCTCCATGGCCGACCTGGCGGACCAGATTGTCGACCGCATGGCCGCCACGGACCAGTCCGCCATCCAGCTCTCCGCCGCGTCCCAGGAGCTGAGCGCCATCATCAGCCAGTACCAGGTCTGA
- a CDS encoding PP2C family protein-serine/threonine phosphatase, with translation MRMDSAGQSHIGRRPHNEDAYCVLPELGLFVVADGLGGQEGGEVASRCVVDTFAGFGLRLGQDRDSTWPTVPDPARSREENLLSACSALAQRNLQAQRVGRLREMASTVVALAVGEHGAAVAHVGDSRLYRLRAGTLESLTRDHSLIEELRDAGMEPPGGAGNFRHLITRALGTDNAEPTVQRLRTEPGDVFLLCSDGLYEPLGVEGLLRRLTLSSAREACDALVADAYEAGGKDNITAVVLRVADA, from the coding sequence ATGAGAATGGACAGCGCGGGACAGAGCCACATCGGTCGGCGGCCGCACAACGAGGACGCATACTGCGTCCTGCCGGAACTGGGCCTGTTCGTGGTGGCGGACGGGCTCGGCGGGCAAGAGGGTGGCGAAGTCGCCAGCCGGTGTGTCGTGGATACCTTCGCGGGCTTCGGGCTGCGGCTCGGGCAGGACCGTGACTCGACGTGGCCCACGGTGCCGGACCCGGCGCGCAGCAGGGAAGAGAACCTGCTCTCCGCGTGCTCGGCGCTGGCGCAGCGCAACCTGCAGGCGCAGCGCGTGGGCCGGCTGCGGGAGATGGCCTCCACGGTGGTGGCACTGGCGGTGGGCGAGCACGGCGCGGCCGTGGCCCACGTGGGTGACAGCCGGCTGTACCGGCTGCGCGCGGGCACGCTGGAGTCGCTGACGCGGGACCACTCGCTCATCGAGGAGCTGCGCGACGCCGGCATGGAGCCGCCGGGTGGGGCGGGCAACTTCCGCCACCTCATCACCCGGGCCCTGGGCACGGACAACGCGGAGCCCACGGTGCAGCGGCTGCGCACGGAGCCCGGCGACGTGTTCCTGCTGTGCTCGGACGGGCTCTATGAGCCGCTGGGCGTGGAGGGGCTGCTGCGGCGCCTGACGCTGTCCTCCGCGCGCGAGGCGTGCGACGCGCTCGTCGCCGACGCGTACGAGGCCGGCGGCAAGGACAACATCACCGCGGTGGTGCTGCGCGTCGCCGACGCGTGA